Within the Caldilineales bacterium genome, the region CTGATAGCCGCCATCCTCGGCGAAAAAGCCGAAATCGACCCATTCTGCCAACGGCTGGATCTCGGCCTCGGCCAGCGCCTGCCGGTATCCGCCCAAGCGTTCGATCGTGACCGAAACATCTGGGTCGCCGCCCACATAGGCAATGCGGCGGTGGCCAAGCTGGACGAGATAGCGGATGACCTCAGCAGTATAGCAGCGATCCTGCGAGTCAACCCAAGCGATGTCAGAGGAAGTATCGGGCCGTCCCATGACGACAAAGGGGATATGATAATCGGTCAGCGCCCCCACCACGTCCACGTCCAGCCGATTGCTGAGGACGATGACGCCATCGGCCTGCCGCGAGCCGACGATATCGTAGACCTGCGTCACCTCGTCCATGTGGCCGCCGCTACCCCCCACCAACACCCTGAAGCCATATTTGTAGGCCACTTGCAGCAGCCCCCGCATCACCTGTGGGAAAAAACTGTCCTCGAAATAACCATCGTAAACATGCGGCACCACCACCGCCACCATGTTCGTGCGCTGCAGCGTCAACGAGCGGGCAATCGCATTAGGCTGAAAGCCCAGCGTTTCGGCGGCTTTCAGCACGCGGTCGCGGGTCGAGTCGCTGATATGCGGCTTTCCAGAGAAGACCCTGCTGACCGTGCTGGGGTGGACGCCCGCCTGGTCGGCGACATCGCGAATGTTGGGCATTGCCTGCGTTTACAGCAATCGAAGATCGGGGTGAAATCTGCAACCGTTTGCAGACCACGCTCATTCTAACGGCAACCGGTTGCACTGTCAAGGATGGTATTTCACATTTCCACATTTTTGACAGCGCCGAAACGATTGACTACTGTTCATCATCAGCCAATCACCAATCACCAATCACCAATCACCACCTCCCCATGCCCCTCACCTCCCTCCCCACCCGCGGCGTCCCCAAACCCGACCTGCTGGCCGCCATGCAGACCGCCCGCCAGAGCGACATCCGCTGGCAAGAAGGCAAAGCCTTCAGCCTTGTCTTCCTGGGCGGTGAAGATGTGACCGAGGTCGCCAAAGAAGCCTACAACCTCTACTTCTCCGAAAACGGCCTCAACCCCGGCGCTTTCCCCAGTCTCCGCCGCTTCGAGACCGAGGTCATCGGCATGGCGGCCGGGCTGCTGGGCGGGGACGAGAACACAGCCGGGAACATGACCTCCGGCGGCACCGAGAGCATCCTCATGGCCGTTAAGACGGCCCGTGACTGGGCGCGCGCCCATCGGCCCCACCTCCACCGCCCAGAGATTGTGCTCCCCCTCAGCGCCCACCCTGCCTTTGACAAGGCCGCCGAATACTTCGACCTCAAGATCATCCACACGCCCACCCGCCCCGATTCCCGCGCCGATGTGGCCGCCATGCGCCAGGCCATCGGCCCAGAGACCATCCTCCTCGTCGGCTCGGCCCCCTCCTATCCCCACGGCGTCGTCGATCCCATCGCCGAGATCGCCGCCCTGGCGCAGGCACACGGTTGCCTCTGCCATGTCGATGCCTGCGTCGGCGGCTTCTTGTTGCCCTTCGCCCGCAAGCTCGGCTATCCCATCCCCGCCTTCGATTTCTCGGTCCCCGGCGTCAGCTCCCTCTCCGCCGACCTGCACAAATACGGCTACGCCGCCAAGGGCGCCTCGCTCATCCTCTACCGCGAGGCCGGACTGCGCCGCCACCAGCTCACGGCCTACACCGACTGGCCGGGCGGCATCTACGCTTCGCCCACGATGATGGGCACACGTCCGGGCGGGGCCATTGCCGCGGCCTGGGCGGTGATGAACTATCTGGGCGAGGAGGGCTATCTGCGCCTGGCAAAGACGACGCTGGAGACGGCAGCCAAACTACGGGCCGGCATCGACGCCATCCCCGGCCTGCATGTGCTCAGCGACCCCGATATGAGCGTGATGGCCATCGCCTCCGACAGCCTGAACGTGTACGAAGTGGCGGACGAGATGACCCTGGCCGGCTGGCACCTCGACCGCCAACAATTCCCGCCCAGCCTGCACCTCACCGTTCATTACGGCCATGCGGCTGTGGCCGATGGCTTCCTGGCCGACCTGGCGGCCGCAGCCAGGCAGGCGGGGCGATTCAGCCTGCGGCGGAGCTCGTGGTCGCTGCTCCAGCGCCTTCTCGCCTTCCTCCTGCGGCTGCTGCCCGACCGTTGGCTCAGCCGCCTGACCGCGCGGGCCGGGAGATTGCTGGGGGGCGGCGGTGGGCTGCCCGGTCGCTCGGCCCCGATGTACGGGATGATGGGCCAGCTGCCCAATCGCGGCGACCTGCGCGAGCTGGTGCTCGACCTGGTGGAGGGCTTTACCCGGCCGGTTGGAAACTGATCAAGAGTTGCCAACTTTTGAAAAGTTGGCAACTCTGAGGGAGCTCACGGCGCATCGGGATGCGGGCCGAAATGCTTGAGCATGACGATGGGGTCGGTGGCGCTGGGGTTGGAAATGACTACGCCCGCCTGCGCCGCCGACGCCGAGACGAAATACTCGTCGTGCGTCAGTTGCCCAAAACGAATCAGGGCCGGCGTCTCCACCGGCCAGACGCCCATCCGCCCGTGCCCCTGCATCATGATCATCCCATACGGCCCGACATCGCTGATCGCTACCGTGCGCCCAGGCAACACCGTCAGCTCTTTGGCGGCAAAGTAGGGGTTGCCGTAGGTGATCCAGGTCTCGCGATAGCCCTCGGCCGCCATCTCTTCCTCCGGCTTCACCGGCAGCGGCGGCCGGAAATGCGCCGCCTTGAAATGGGGGTTGACATTCGCCTCCCAGTCGATCAGCGAGAGAATGAAGTCCAGGTCGTGCGCGAATGCGGGCGGAACGTTCTTCACCAGCAAATCCCAGCCGATGGGCGTCTCGTTGACCAATGATTGGAACATGGCGAAGACATCGCTGGCCCATTGCGGCTCGTAGGTGCACAGGCTGCCGGGAGCATGCAACACACCCGCCGGCACATACCAACCGGTTCCTCGCTCCAGCCGATACGCCTTGGAAAGGTCGGTGATGTGGTTGTCGCCCTCATTCCAGATTTCCAGGCAATGGCGCACCTGGTCTTTCGTCGTGCCCGGCTCCAGGCCAAAATAGGTGTAGGGCGCATCGGCGCCGTAGTTGTTCACCTGCGGCGGGAAATAGTAGGCCTCGGGCTTGGGCTGCATCCCCACCAGCCGGGCGTGTTCCTCCATTTGGTGCAGATGGTGCGGCAAGGCGCCCTTGTTATCGAAGAACTTGGCGTAGATCGGCCAGGCATGATACGCCTCCCACAGGGTCTCGCCCAGCAGCCGCGGCCCCAACTCGGCCACGGCATCTTTGAACAGAACTCTGCGCGGGCTGGCCTGGTCACCAAAAACCACATAGCTCAGCCCCTCGTCGGCTGTGGTCAGGGGGCCGTTGTCGGCTTTGGTGGTGGAGGAGAACCAGCGTTCGTCGATGCCGCCGCGGTGAGCGCCAAAAGCATAGTAATCGTTCGGGTGCAGCTTGATACGTTTGCCAGGGATGCAGAACGAGCGCGGCACCCAGGTGGGGGCCAGCCGCAGGATGCCTTCGCCCTGCTCGAATGCTTGGGAGATCATTTTGTCCTTCCTAACGACTAAAGTCGTTACTACGGGATG harbors:
- a CDS encoding LacI family transcriptional regulator — its product is MPNIRDVADQAGVHPSTVSRVFSGKPHISDSTRDRVLKAAETLGFQPNAIARSLTLQRTNMVAVVVPHVYDGYFEDSFFPQVMRGLLQVAYKYGFRVLVGGSGGHMDEVTQVYDIVGSRQADGVIVLSNRLDVDVVGALTDYHIPFVVMGRPDTSSDIAWVDSQDRCYTAEVIRYLVQLGHRRIAYVGGDPDVSVTIERLGGYRQALAEAEIQPLAEWVDFGFFAEDGGYQAVQRMTRLGHQAPTAYYAANDLMAVGILRALHERNIPVPQAVSVVGTNGSLVASHAYPALTTLYVPYAEMTAKAASILIQCIQTGGMPREQSTFDCKLIIRDSTGPAPN
- a CDS encoding aspartate aminotransferase family protein — encoded protein: MPLTSLPTRGVPKPDLLAAMQTARQSDIRWQEGKAFSLVFLGGEDVTEVAKEAYNLYFSENGLNPGAFPSLRRFETEVIGMAAGLLGGDENTAGNMTSGGTESILMAVKTARDWARAHRPHLHRPEIVLPLSAHPAFDKAAEYFDLKIIHTPTRPDSRADVAAMRQAIGPETILLVGSAPSYPHGVVDPIAEIAALAQAHGCLCHVDACVGGFLLPFARKLGYPIPAFDFSVPGVSSLSADLHKYGYAAKGASLILYREAGLRRHQLTAYTDWPGGIYASPTMMGTRPGGAIAAAWAVMNYLGEEGYLRLAKTTLETAAKLRAGIDAIPGLHVLSDPDMSVMAIASDSLNVYEVADEMTLAGWHLDRQQFPPSLHLTVHYGHAAVADGFLADLAAAARQAGRFSLRRSSWSLLQRLLAFLLRLLPDRWLSRLTARAGRLLGGGGGLPGRSAPMYGMMGQLPNRGDLRELVLDLVEGFTRPVGN